DNA sequence from the Malus sylvestris chromosome 10, drMalSylv7.2, whole genome shotgun sequence genome:
ATTGTTATAACCGGCATGAGGGTGTGTTACAACTTTATAAAAGGCTATTCTTTGattatgtattcaattagaaacaaAGGCAACTGATGCATACAACTATTTCCTTTTAACAAGTGTCTGTTCTTCTTCCTTGACCAAGGACAATACTCTCTAAGCAACCTAATTGACCAAGGACATAAAAGAAGCTTCACCGTTGAACTTCCATGAAAATCTGAAAGTAGCAGATAATGTGTAGTGTTCCTAACATTCAATTGAGATCGATGCTTTCTGAGTGGAGAAAATGAAAAGGTTTGAGTGGTAGAagatttggggatttagggctTCAAAGCAGAGGCAGTGTGACTCAAAAGAGGCTTCTGCTTACAGAATGGTTCCATAATCTATCTGAGtatgttgaaagaaatattggAGAACATTTTGTCTTTGGAAGATTGTATCAGCAAAAGTGATGTGTGATGACAATGGGATGAAATTGCACCGTTCTTAAGTATGAATTTAAATTCTGAATACCTGTCAGTTTAGTAAGCAAGTAGCATCTGTGCAAGTAGCATGTTTGAGTATGGATACCTGTTAGTTTAAGTATGGATTTAGGTTCATGTTTGTGGGACCATAGTTGAGAAGAACATGAGGAGCAAAAGCAAAGCTCAATTGTTCCAACCTCAAGGCAACAAAACCTTTTTCAATCAGAAAGCATCACCAAAGTCAAATTGGAACAAAAAAACTCTACAGTGCGTCCATTTGTCCATATTTCAGTGTTTGCTATTTGAGACTTTGCTGCAATCTCAAACCAGGATaccccagttgagattgagaGGGAGTATTAAGTATACAAGTCAGCAATACAGTTAGAAATACAATTAGCAATACAGTTAGTAAGtttgttagtatttggttaGAGTAGTTAGGCTTTCTCTTATAAAAACAGTATGTGTACCCTTCATTCAATCAGTTAATACAAGTCAAATTTCTCTctccaaactctctctctctttgatcTTTGTGTTCATCATTCTTCATCTTCCTTCTTGATTTTCTCTTCAATTCCCAAACATTTCAATGTAGTTAACAGCGATACTCGAAGGTGGACGGTGAATCGGTTGGTTGGCCTTGAATTTTGTTGGTGGAGAAAGCAATGGAAGCTTCTCGACTGTTGTGCTGTTTTTTGGGCTTTACTGTTGTTGGactcattttctttgttttaggcccttttttttgtttgtttataggTGTAAGTTGGGCTTTTGTTTTGCGTGTAAGTTTGGGTTTGgtgtttaataaaaatttccttttgaccaaaaaaaaaaaaataataataaaaacaactCTCTAGATTTTCTACTACTACTAAAGTGTAGCACAAAATTGAGAACCAATAATAGGGAAGTAAGGAATCAAAGTACTTTTAGGTACATAGAAAGTTAAGATAGGGTATTAGATAAATAGTCTCCCCAGTTGATTTGATTCTTCATTTTAACTTTAAAGATAGTAGATTACAAATGGTAAGGATAAACATGCACTTCTGATTCCATATTTTAGTAAGTGCGTAGAAAAAATATGAATTGAAATGATTTCAAACTTCATATTTTAACAAATACAAAGAACTCAAAAGCCAAAATGAATCTAATTTGCGTTCTATGTAAGTAAACATGTCACTAATGTAACAGGAATTAAGGGGTCTTCAATCCCGAAAGTTCCAAACCACTTTTCTCTTTCCCATTTGGCCCTAGTCCACGTGTCAGATTCAAAGATGGGGTCGTGGATTTGCATGGATCCGAAGATGAGAAAAATTGGTGAGGTCAAAAATTATTCCCCATTTTGATAATGTTTTGCAATATCGTATCCACAACCACCCACAGAACCACTGCCACGTGTTCACTCAGCAATCACTCCTCCATGGTTAGTGTTATTATTAGCAGGGACTTTGGTGCCGCACACCACACGATAGccaatcagaaaaagaaaaaagcacaaGTCCAGCAAAAATGTCTGCCTCAGTTATGGCTTGTTCCGTGAGCCTAAAACCATCTCCCTTCACTGTTGAGAAGTCAGCAGTGAGAGGCCTTCCCTCTCTTTCCAGGTCTTCTGCTTCATTCAAGGTGCAAGCCAGTGGCGTCAAGAAAATCAAGACTGCCACCCCATATGGTAACACTCCGTGCATGATAATCTAATTTCTAAGTTCAAATTTCGTGGACGAACAATTTTTCAACTAAAATATAGAGAAAAAAAGAGTTCGCGCGATAAAACTATATCCATATTTTTCTTAGATGGGATTGGTtttaatactaaaataaaaatgtgttgCAGGAACTGGTGGCGGCATGGAGTTGAGGAACGGTGTTGATGCCTCCGGGAGGAAGCCTACGGTAATTAGTTGGTCTTTCTTACTCTTTACTTTTGTTACCACTTAAGTAATAGCTAAAGTGTGCTTCACGTCAAACTTCATATCGGTTAT
Encoded proteins:
- the LOC126586916 gene encoding photosystem II 10 kDa polypeptide, chloroplastic-like; its protein translation is MSASVMACSVSLKPSPFTVEKSAVRGLPSLSRSSASFKVQASGVKKIKTATPYGTGGGMELRNGVDASGRKPTGKGVYQFVDKYGANVDGYSPIYNKDEWAPSGDVYAGGLTGLAIWAVTLFGILAGGALLVYNTSALSQ